The following are from one region of the Deltaproteobacteria bacterium genome:
- a CDS encoding DUF4360 domain-containing protein, translating to MSTNTSPKPTISASMTTKIDGLISSTVSRIFLTASYLRVKYSAKILALAITLAAATFAYSEKASAGFFDDLIAGSRFNPNDISIESIEHGGDGCRPGTVSVILSPNASELTVLFDDFQTRVGADVANSKRTCEVKVKIKKPRLWSYKIDSVDFRGFIHLDRGVRAEQKVDFQNGPSHAGFNKSFGYQQWVGPTTENYLLQTIKPLNGPDLLSCLPAKKSVELKLRSTIELKGGGGHQGGMMAVDSVDGRVVHRYRLSWISCLKEFKGL from the coding sequence ATGTCGACGAATACTTCACCAAAACCGACGATCTCAGCAAGTATGACCACGAAGATTGACGGTTTGATTTCAAGTACTGTTTCTCGAATATTTTTAACGGCGTCGTATTTACGTGTGAAGTACTCGGCCAAGATCTTAGCGCTTGCAATCACACTTGCTGCAGCGACATTCGCTTACTCAGAAAAGGCGTCGGCAGGATTTTTCGACGATTTGATCGCGGGCTCGCGATTCAACCCAAATGATATTTCGATAGAAAGCATTGAACACGGCGGAGATGGCTGTCGGCCCGGGACGGTTTCCGTCATTCTGTCGCCCAATGCAAGCGAGCTCACAGTACTATTCGATGACTTCCAAACCCGCGTCGGCGCTGATGTCGCAAACTCAAAAAGAACCTGCGAAGTAAAAGTGAAAATCAAAAAACCACGTTTATGGTCTTATAAAATAGATTCCGTCGACTTCCGTGGATTCATTCACCTCGATCGCGGCGTACGAGCGGAACAAAAAGTCGACTTTCAAAACGGCCCCTCACATGCGGGCTTCAATAAATCGTTCGGATATCAACAGTGGGTTGGACCGACAACCGAAAACTATCTTCTGCAAACTATCAAACCATTGAACGGTCCTGATCTATTGTCATGTCTGCCGGCAAAGAAAAGCGTTGAGCTGAAGCTGAGGTCGACGATAGAACTCAAAGGCGGCGGCGGACATCAAGGCGGCATGATGGCGGTTGATTCCGTAGACGGGCGAGTTGTACACCGTTACCGTCTTTCATGGATCAGCTGCTTAAAGGAATTCAAAGGCTTATAG
- a CDS encoding SGNH/GDSL hydrolase family protein, translating to MKNKVIFLALVLAGVATVSSSFAADIIYIGDSHSTGCFGRTLDVTLRTLKTKENPQSTERPATVITQASCGSASSHWLKSNGHVTRCGTLICDVSGNCDSRNSKTDSIGMLLEKEKPKVTVVALGTNMIKGKRDQSESEARSLILKIKEAGSQCIWIGPPQAALFFSPEAKFNEFVEKLESVVESEGCRFVSSVDKTARENLNDSMGLHYGCKDAETWAKKTIPVLKPLVEAALAQTPADTDSEDDAQAVAK from the coding sequence GTGAAAAACAAAGTTATATTTTTAGCTCTCGTATTGGCTGGTGTGGCGACAGTTTCTTCCTCCTTTGCTGCTGATATCATATACATCGGCGACTCGCACAGCACGGGATGCTTTGGGCGCACACTCGATGTCACACTTCGAACACTGAAAACCAAAGAAAATCCGCAAAGTACAGAAAGACCCGCGACGGTCATCACTCAGGCATCCTGTGGAAGTGCGTCCAGCCATTGGTTGAAATCAAACGGCCACGTCACGCGATGCGGGACACTTATTTGCGATGTCAGTGGTAACTGTGATTCTCGAAACTCAAAAACGGACTCGATCGGAATGTTGCTCGAGAAAGAGAAGCCGAAAGTCACTGTTGTTGCTCTCGGCACTAATATGATTAAGGGAAAGCGCGACCAATCAGAAAGCGAAGCCCGCTCTCTGATTCTAAAAATAAAAGAGGCGGGCAGTCAGTGCATTTGGATTGGCCCACCACAGGCGGCGCTGTTTTTTTCGCCTGAAGCGAAGTTCAATGAGTTTGTTGAAAAGTTAGAGTCGGTCGTTGAATCTGAGGGCTGTCGGTTTGTTTCGAGCGTCGATAAAACTGCCCGCGAAAACTTGAATGACAGCATGGGCCTTCATTACGGCTGCAAGGATGCAGAAACCTGGGCCAAGAAAACAATCCCTGTACTGAAGCCGCTGGTTGAAGCCGCTCTCGCACAAACTCCAGCGGATACAGATTCTGAAGATGATGCACAAGCTGTAGCGAAGTGA
- a CDS encoding peptidase, with the protein MSHSSHSGSKVGARANAKAIRKAKGPVVKKSIVIDESQGLVFETERELYNHFQPQISMLEAEVLANRSSKDLPSSEFRKYEPLLQQVIDDPDEIWEDAVSIHGLRVTSYVGHYVTDSSKSLDDQEAGVYYVALAYAVEGSARFIYLHFPSRDLKLVDRFRRGELVFDRIMKEVEKGAVEGDALSEGDALAVGLYKAMLSLRATTDYAEDVFHDHEESREPTIEDPDEIWRSSDLNGNTLVTFVKKFDEGAAGDDEFWYIAVTVEDEASSSHALLFSFPTNDENLVDRYRHGENLQAEEVTQEASH; encoded by the coding sequence ATGTCTCATTCATCTCATTCAGGTTCTAAGGTCGGCGCGCGTGCGAACGCGAAAGCTATTCGAAAAGCAAAAGGCCCAGTTGTGAAAAAATCAATCGTGATCGATGAATCTCAAGGCCTCGTGTTTGAAACTGAACGCGAGCTTTATAATCATTTTCAGCCGCAAATTTCAATGCTCGAAGCTGAAGTTCTAGCCAACCGCTCGAGCAAGGACCTGCCTTCAAGTGAGTTCCGAAAGTACGAACCGCTTCTGCAGCAGGTCATTGATGATCCAGACGAAATTTGGGAAGACGCTGTTTCGATCCATGGTCTGCGTGTAACAAGTTACGTAGGTCATTACGTCACGGACTCCTCGAAGAGCCTGGACGACCAAGAGGCCGGCGTTTATTACGTCGCTTTGGCCTATGCGGTTGAAGGAAGTGCCCGTTTTATTTATCTGCATTTCCCTTCTCGCGACTTGAAATTGGTCGATAGGTTTCGTCGCGGGGAACTTGTTTTTGACCGCATTATGAAGGAAGTCGAAAAAGGCGCAGTTGAAGGCGATGCCCTTTCTGAAGGGGATGCTTTAGCCGTTGGTCTTTATAAAGCCATGCTTTCTTTGCGCGCCACAACGGACTACGCAGAAGATGTTTTTCATGATCACGAAGAGTCGCGAGAGCCGACCATCGAGGATCCAGACGAGATTTGGCGTTCGTCCGATCTCAACGGCAATACGCTGGTAACATTTGTTAAAAAGTTTGATGAAGGCGCTGCTGGCGACGACGAGTTCTGGTACATCGCTGTGACAGTGGAAGATGAAGCAAGCTCTAGTCATGCGTTACTTTTTTCGTTCCCGACAAACGACGAAAATCTTGTCGATCGTTATCGGCACGGAGAAAACCTTCAGGCCGAAGAAGTAACACAAGAAGCGAGTCATTAG